One stretch of Paramormyrops kingsleyae isolate MSU_618 chromosome 4, PKINGS_0.4, whole genome shotgun sequence DNA includes these proteins:
- the LOC111840186 gene encoding OTU domain-containing protein 1-like: MPAFSFYETASDDPACLVPNAEIIISLPGGVESRVPVRVVREPPSERAQLSANTYRIRHEVVNGENRYTLDPESLNNFLSHVELLEKQREMDKAGGTEMFPPDSSNDAEPTTYSADVTENRSRAPQTGEGERCVPVKGSVISADQVQNTLQDQSERNYKVMNYLAELDKQNKYLKERNMYRFHIIPDGNCLYRAVCKAVYGDQSRHVELREYTVHHIADHLEEFGPIIEGDIGEFIIDAAQDGAWAGYPELLAMSQMLGVNIHLTTGGSLGSPTVSTMVHYLGEEGASKPSIWLSWLSSGHYDVVFDRCLANPEYDSWCRQIQAQRIRDEEMANSIATSLSKMYIDS; this comes from the coding sequence ATGCCGGCCTTTTCGTTTTACGAGACTGCCTCCGATGACCCGGCCTGCTTGGTCCCGAACGCGGAAATCATCATTTCGCTGCCAGGCGGAGTAGAAAGTCGGGTTCCCGTCCGCGTCGTGCGGGAGCCGCCCTCCGAGCGCGCGCAGCTCTCCGCCAACACGTACCGGATTCGGCATGAGGTCGTCAACGGGGAGAATCGCTACACCCTGGATCCCGAATCTCTGAACAACTTTCTCAGTCATGTGGAACTGCTTGAGAAACAGCGGGAAATGGACAAGGCAGGAGGCACTGAGATGTTTCCACCGGACAGCTCGAATGACGCCGAACCTACCACGTACTCCGCAGATGTAACCGAGAACCGCAGCCGTGCGCCGCAGACCGGCGAAGGGGAGCGCTGCGTACCAGTGAAGGGGTCTGTGATCAGCGCAGACCAGGTACAAAATACCCTGCAAGACCAATCCGAAAGAAATTACAAAGTGATGAATTACTTAGCAGAACTGGACAAACAGAACAAATATCTCAAAGAGAGGAATATGTACAGATTCCACATAATTCCGGACGGGAACTGTCTGTACAGGGCGGTGTGTAAAGCCGTTTATGGGGACCAGTCGAGACATGTGGAGCTGAGAGAGTATACCGTCCACCACATAGCCGATCACCTGGAGGAGTTTGGCCCCATAATCGAGGGGGACATTGGGGAGTTTATTATCGACGCGGCGCAGGACGGGGCGTGGGCCGGCTACCCCGAGCTGCTGGCGATGAGTCAGATGCTCGGCGTCAATATTCACCTCACCACTGGCGGAAGCTTGGGGAGTCCTACCGTGTCCACCATGGTGCATTACCTGGGCGAAGAAGGGGCCTCCAAGCCTTCCATCTGGCTAAGCTGGCTCAGCAGTGGTCACTACGACGTTGTGTTTGACAGGTGTTTGGCCAACCCAGAATACGACAGCTGGTGCAGACAGATACAGGCGCAGAGGATAAGGGACGAGGAAATGGCGAATTCAATAGCAACATCCTTATCCAAAATGTACATCGACTCCTGA